The following nucleotide sequence is from Malania oleifera isolate guangnan ecotype guangnan chromosome 4, ASM2987363v1, whole genome shotgun sequence.
CATGTTTCTCTTTCTGTTTGGTATCACCTAGGTGGTCCAAACGGCTCGTTTAAGTTAGAATTCCaagtgataaaaaaataaaaaactttagCGTTAATATTTGTGCAAAGATAAAagcttttagtaaaaaaaaaaaaaaaaaaccaatattaTTAGTTACCTATGAAAAGTGtcaataataataaagtaatagcAGCAATTTTGAAAAGTTTCTCTAATGAGTATTGGTGGAAATTTTAGAAAACTTCAATAATATTCTTCGTTAATAGTACTTTTACATGTGTCACTATTAATTTCATCACTATAAAtctatattttctcctttttttttatcttttttgttgTGCAGCCACTCTCTTAGTCTCTCGCATGTGTGTCCTAGACTTGGTCACACAACTTGTTAACCAATGTTTTAGTGCAAACTAAGCATCAAATGAGGAACAATCTTCTGTTAGGTGTTATGACTTATGAGACAGTGCAAAGTTGCCGCAAAGGGCATCCTATTCATGAGAAAAAATTGGTCCTTCCACCAAGCCCTCTCATCCAATGAAAATACTTCAAATAGTGGGTCTCACTATATTATATGTGGATCCTATCATGTAAGACCCATATTTTCATTGGACGAGAGGGCCTAATAGGAGGACCACACTAGCCTTCCCTCTAGTTTTGTTAGAGGATCTAACTTTTTTTCTTCATTCAATGGATTAAAAAAAGTTTTTCCCAACTGCATTCCAACAATAGATGCTTAGACCATGTTAAGTTATACAAAatggttttatttattttcaaattaaaaaaattaattatagcaaaaatacCACTTGATTTTCTAGTTTTCAAAATGTGTACCCAAAAAAATAGAAAGCTATATGCTTTCTATActtgtttaaaattaaaaaaataaaaataaagaagaaactattttctataaatgaaaataaccttAACTAAAGATATCAAATGTCAACAATGCAAGAATTTTGATCATGGCAAATGCATGTAATAAGGAATGGACATTGCATGCattaatttttcttctaggtGAATAATGAGAAAAACCTGTAATGGGTGGTCCCTTTATGTATGATTTGGAACCCTCCAATCACAAGATATTGTATTAGTGTTTGACCCACTAAAGTGATATGGGGCCTACATTATTGGAACCCACTCCGAGTAATACCTCTTAGTTGTATGAGTCCAAATGCTAATGTGACATCTTGTGATTGGATGATTCCAAATCTTATATGGAGAGACCACTCCTTATAAGTCTCTCTCTATTATATCTTGAAATGCGCATCTTGCTCCGATGATATATTTGACTGGTCATGATGTCCCAGAGGTTTGACCTTTTACCAGAAAGATGCATTTCGAGCTATTTCAACATGGATAGAGAATTTAGGATTTAATGGTTTTCAAGATTGATTTTAatgagtcgccactaacctatatTATTTTTGGTGTAGTTATAACACGTTGATTTTAATAGTTTGGTTCGTGTTACCAAATAGGGATTGAGAATTTGGTTATATGAGGAAAAGATATTAGCACCTCCTACAAACCTGTCTAGTGGATGGTACCTGACTAACCTAAAACTAtttaaaaagttaattaattaTAACTCAAATTCTTTCCTACTTCATTATTGACTTTGTACCAAATAGAAGTCAATGTTTTCTTTACATAATATTGTGGTGAATTAATTAAgtaacaaattaatttttttaaatcctaGGAACTCTTGCACAAAACAAAGAGGCTCTGTATTTTAACTTTAGAAGTATGCACAATACATAActtcaagaatttttttttatttaagtaattatataattattttatcattattgaGAAGTACAAGCATAGGATAGAAAATATCTCTGATTTTGGTTTGTAAAGGTATGCACAATACATAACCTTAAATGTTGTATTCTCGAAATGTTTATTCCTTTGATATGATGAATTATCATTTTCATGTATCTTAATCATTTAAAATTCGAGAAAGCCTACTCAAGATAGAACattcttttaatttcaatttaCCATGGGCATGCACAAGATATGAACCTTTAAAGGTATCTTTTAGAAACTTAGAATTCTCCCTTGGTTTTAATATGTACTTTTGTAGAACCTTTTCATTATGGAATCTAAATTTTATGGTCAATTCAATATTTAATGGCTTtccaatatttattttatttaaaatttcccctgaatttaatactttaaatttcattttattatcttttatttaaaagaaattgttttaaaaaatggtTCACATTGGTTAACCGAATAAACCATGGTTGAACGGCTCAACTGGTCAACCTATATAAACAAAACTATGCATACAAAGCCTAAGCCTTGCTGCACTCCTTACTCTCTTCTCCTCATATCTATGGTTGTTGCTTCAACCTCATAACCATCCCCATGAATCATCGTCATATATCTTCACAAATCTATTAGTCACCACCAATAAATACTAACTTTGTCTTCTTCTTCGAGTATCAACTCTAGATCCTAGATATTGTACAAATCCCTAATCTTATCCCCACAAAATGTTGACCTATTTAGACCCTTTTCTATGGAGATCCAACTTCCATTTCAACCTTGAACCCTAGTTTCTTCTTTTATTAGTCATCATATGGCATATGCTTGTCGTGAGTCCTTGTTCACCACAAACACCACCACTGAATCATCATTATAACTACTACGACTAAGAATCAATGTCCTAGAGTGTCATCAATTTGCATCGAAGCTACCATCCCTAGCGAGCATGGATTTTCAAATCAATGAGTTCAAAtttttttcactctctctctctctctctctctctctctctctctctctctctctctctctctctatgtttaGGTTTATTCTTCTCATAATTACTAACTATTGATTCATTTTATTCTCAGATTTAGTTCCCTCTCTCGAAATTTCTTAATGCGCTCTGCTATTgtcctttattttttaaaaaaccacCACTATTGGTAGCAATCCTTCGTGCAAACTTACCATGGACCCCTAATTCTACAATAAGGTATGATTTTCTCACATCCTTGTTGATGTTGTGATTGTGTTAGAAAAATATTAAGTTCATAGTACCATTAACTATCTAACAACCAAAGCTGCCAAACTATTTACATATATAATAACTGCTTTTATATTCTTTGGCGAAccctttaaaattttttagcATATATTTTGTTTACATGTATAATCTGTAGATGCATTCTAAATCCTGCCTAAGCACCCATTTATCCAAGCTAACTCCCACTTTAAAATTGATACATGCACCCTTTTAACCACTGTGTTCGAATCAGCACAACCATCACCATGGCCACCATctatttgaataaataaatattgtgATGCCAAATTCCATAGGATTCTATTTGAATGATAAAGCAATTGAAATATTGTAAGAGTTGTTATTTTCCCTAAAGATATTTATTGTGTTCCTTTTGGAAGGTTGATTGAGAGTTTATGGGTGTGATGGAATAGTTTCAACTCAGAGATGAAGAGCATCCGATAGGCTTTGCTGTAGCTTTTGGGCCATCCTCATTTCTTATAGCATAAAAGAGTAAACAGAGATTATTCATATTATGTAATGAGTTTTGCTTCTATGGGGGGAAGTATAATTGCATGCAATtgaattttacttttttttcaaTTCCTATGTCTAGGAACTTTTCTTCTAGGATATTTAGATTATATGCTTTTGATTTTAGAGTTTGCTAAagtattccaattttttttttcttttccggAGGAGGAGAAAGATTGCTGGATGTCGAAGGAAACTCCACCACATAGTAAGAGACAAGTGGATGATGGAAATTATGGGAAGATAAGGCAAACAAAATCTTAATATTTCTAGCTCGAGATAAGCTTCTCAAAGGTTTGGCTTTATACTTAATTCTCATTTCACAAGATGAACTTCCTCGTATcttacttaatttttaatttaagtgGAAGCATTACTTAAATAGCTCCCTCGTCATGCCTTTCATTTTATTGTAATGGTGGCCAAATATGGTATGTTTCTACAGTTTTTGTGGCTCCTAGGTGTTTAATTATGCAGTGTTCCATTGACATATCTAAAGAAAGGTGATGACTTTCCACTTACTATTGCTTGTGTTCATATCTTTCTAAGGGTTGCCACAAAGGTGTCTTTGCTTGTCATACTTTCAAGAGAAAATGAACATGTGCAGGTAGGAGAACATTATAAGCACAAGGAATATCATGAAATGCCCATCTTGCCTAGATGACATATCTAAATTTATAAAAAGTCTTTAGGTATGATTGGCAAATCTATTAAACTTCCATTTTTATAAGGATGAGGCATGGCTGCGCATGTCTTCAAGGTACGACTCATGTTAGATTCTTTTTCTCATGTTTGGTTCGACTtagagtcaaaatcgaaattatATTATAGTGTTTGATGTGTATATGTATAGACACTACAAAAAACaaaaggttattagtgatggtttgaaacgGTCATTAATAACggcaaatcgtcactaatacttattagccaCGACTTAGTACGTGACCGTTTCAAATTGGTCACAAAAATGGTGGTGAcaactaactattagtgatgatttttaaaattgttactaataatgGAGTAATAGTGACTATTTCTTTCTTTCACTAAAAGCCTAAGTCTGTCGCTATAACATGCATTTTTCCTTAACTGAAAATCGTTACTAAAAGTCCAACAATTACTGACGGTTTCAAAACAGTCACTAAAagtcatactattagtgatggtttgtaaatccgtcactaatagtctaatttttagtgataattttcaaaccatcactaattgtaccacttttagtgacagttttaaaaccgtcagtAATACTCACCAGTGATACAATTAGTGATGGCTGTGGAACCATCacaaaaaagtttttttttttaaatcatccattaattcctataaaaatctataattatatttcttcacacataatattgaaccaaaattaatgaaaaattcataaattgttcaaaatttaTATACAAATTTTTTAGAAACATCATATTCATgatctattcagataacaaaaaatatagaaaaaaaaaattgcatctgATTCTAGTGCTCGACATTGTCCTCATCTTCTTGTGACAACCCGTAGACCCTACAAAGTAGTAATTATACAAAAacttagtatacaatttttgaatatatatgtacgtactataagtaaaaatgatttgatagcaaattGATCGAACACGGTTAAAAACTCCCGATGAGAATTTTTTGGGTACCATCAACTCCAGCATGTCGAGCTCAATGTTACAAACGTGTCGGGATCGACCctacttagtttggacctcatataccCGACTTGGTCACCCGAGTGCTTAAATCCATTAAGTGTGTTAAGTTTTTTTATATTCTACCTTTACTTCTAAGTGTGCAAAAAGCTCTtggagaggagtttttgggcactgtaaGCTCCAACACGTcaagctcaatgtcacggacgtgttGGGACTGATCCCACtgggtttggacctcgtatgcccgacttagACACCTGAATGCTTAAATctactaagtttgctaagtttgtttgtattctaacttgtCTTCTTTTGATTATTCACTATTAAGTTTTACCAttacatatttttaattaatgatattaataattgatatgttattttattttaagactATAACTAATATAATAGATTAATAATCATACCAGAATTATATCATAGTACTTTTATAAtgtattactattttattattttagcaTTTGAGGCATAACAAGAAAGTACTTCAATttcattttagcatttttatcATCTTTGACCACTCCCTCCCCGGAGGCTTCGCAAGCACTCACCTTGCTTTTTTCTTCTTGTGAGTTTATGGAGCTTTGATTATAGTTGGAGGTAGAATGAGTCCTTCCGCTTCCTCCAAACACCCAAAATTATGAAAGAATGTTTATCCCTCTCCCATAATTTCATCTGAGCTCTCGTCCATGCTATCAGCTCCATCACCCGATGACTCAACTGTTTCCTTTTCCACTTCAACCCTCCTCTGAAGCGATTCAATTACACCCATCAATTCTCTATTAACCTGTCAAAGGAGCACATCTATCTTTAAGGGAAAGTAGCAACTTCCTTGGTGAAATGGAAGTTTTAATAGAATTGCCAGTCATACCTGTGGATTTGTTAGAAAGTCCGATATATCATTTGAGCAAGATGGGCATTTCATGATATTCTTTTGTGCTCGTAACGTCCTTCTACCTTCGCATGTTCTTTGCCTCATGAAAGTTTGACCAGCAAAGACACCCTCCAGACAACCCTTGCAGAAGTTATGAGCACAGGGGGTAGTAAGTGGGAGAGTCATCACCTTTCTGCAGATATAACAGCTGAACTCTACATATTTGAATAGCCACAAGCAACAAAAACCTTAGAAACATACCATGTTTGGACACAATCATAGTAAGTTGAAAAGTCATGATAGGGAAGCTAGATTTATGTAATGCTtccatatgaaaaaaaaaaaaagtaaatatataGAAGATCAACTtgcaaaatgaaaaattagataCAAAACTAAACCTTTTAGAAGTTTATCTTGAGCTATATATTCTGGCTTTGTTCGCTTtcttttccctgaatttccaccaTCCACTTGTCTCCTACTATGTGGTGGAGTTCTCTTCCACATCCAACAACATTTCTCTTCCTGAGAAACAAAACTTGAATGCCTTAGCAAACTCTAATATCGAAGGCATTCAACCTAAACGTCTTGGAAGAAAATATTATAGACATAGAAATTTAGAGAAGTAGAATTCAACTTCCAATCATATTTCCTAGAGAGGCAAAACCTAGTACATAATATATGAATAATCTCTATTTTTTTCTCTAATGTTATAAGAAATAAGGGTGCACTAGAAGCAGTGGCCAAACCAGAAAAAGAGATAAGAAGTTttagtagaaaataaaaatatgatttgctCACATCATAATCCCAAGAAGGATTTCCCTTCCTTTCAGTTATATCAGTTTCACCCTTTAAGTCATCAATTTCTGGCAAAGGTCTTGGACGGTCTCCATGTTCATCACTGCAAAACAACAAAAAGGTttaacaaaagaaagaaaattattttatattgtaataagAGATGACAATAAAAACCTCGTCCATGGAGCAGGCTCATTATCACATCGAACGAAAAGATATCTGCACATTTTAAAACCCTGATagagaaaaatttagtaaaagaaGGCATTTATCAAGAacacatccaaaaaaaaaatttcttaatgCCCCACCTGCATCCCTACTTTTTGCCAACATTTCTCAATCCTGTATATACCATCATAGCGAAACCCTCTTTCTGGTGCATAAGAAGAATGCTTCACCTTGTGTGACCTGACAATCAAAATTCAGAGGCTAGTTAGGAACCAGGTAATGTATTTGAATAGATCCATAAGACTCTGAAAAAGTCACAATATTCTTGTATTTGAAAAGCAAATGTATATCTTGCAAGATCTTATTATAAATTGTCTTCTTCTTTGGAAAATCTAGACTGCAAATTTGCTAAATATATCACAACTGTAGTTGGTATTTAGACCTATTGACTGAAAGTTTCTTTCTTTGTCTAAACTTAAATTAAcatatttagaatttaatttgccTACAATCATGTAACTTGTCAGAAAAGGATTTATGTAACCATACCGGCCACCTAATAGGGTTTAAGacttttgttgttgtttttgtattaAAAAGTGGTTGTTACATAATAGAATTGACCAAAATGATGCATAAGGTATAAGAAAATACACATGGTGTCATTTGGTTGACAAAATTTATAAAGCCATTATATAGTCATCGTGAGACAAAACACTTAAGTCATCCTAATATATTTTGGAGGCTAGGTTTTTTTCATCCACTTTTTGCTCTCTAAAGTATTGAAGTTGTTTTTCTAACCTAGATCTAATCTTTTGTGACAAATTTGAAATTGAAGCCCAAAATAAAGACCTTGGAGAATCTTGGAGAATTTAAGCCTCTAAGACACAATCTATTAGGCAGTGATAAAGAAGAAATCATACAGGGAGACCTCCTACTCCACGTGTTTGTGTGTCTATGTCCTAAATTATACACTTATTGAATATGGGTCCCCTCTAAAGTGTgactttttttttcccctcttttttggtgtttttgctCTGATGAGAGCTCGTAATCAAGTCCTCAAAAACATGGAATCCTTCAAAACAAGATCTATTTAGTTGTGGTAAAAtctatctttttttctttctttttttttccgctcatttttctttatttgattatttgtttattttcctTTGATTTCATCTAGATTCATGTTAGAAGTTAGCTTTCTAACCTAGAAATTCTAGAGATTAAAAATGAAGCTCAAAGCTTTTGAGGGTTGCCTTACATGCAAATACCATTCTTTTAGTATATTTTAGTTAGTTTGAACATCCGTAATAAGAAAGTCATAAATCAAGAGTTTTGATAGAgaattatttttatcatatttttctttaattttttataggttTTCCCCTTCTATAAAATTTaagttttcatttaaaatatgtCTACTggatataatttatattttttaaataaaaattctttAGATTTAAAATAAATTCATGTTATTTATAGTTAaacactatatatataatatcatgtTTTCCTAATTCCTATTCCAtctaaaataagaaaagaagttGAGGAACTAATCGCCAATTGCAACTTGAAAACCCAAGTAGCATCAATAGTTGTACATGTTGCACATAAGATACTAATTTTATTgcaaaaaggaatttttaaaaatttagtattaaattctaagttgttgggaataaaatacaaaacaccaccttgttttcaaaatttttgaagttTCTTATAAAAGAGAGAAAACTTAGAAAACAATGTggcttttttgtaattatttaaaattggaaatgaaaaatgaaatttatattctACAGCTAAAAAAACACCAAGCATTTAATGTTGGCAATTAGAGATGGTAAGATATAGTTGCATGCCATCtaagaataaaaaaatttgttaaccCACCTCAGAACTCGAACTGGATAGCCTTCTCGACAACTTACTCGTAATGCCTCATTAAATCTCCCAAACCCTTGATCGGAAGTTTGCTCCTTGTTTGTTCTTTTATTGCCACTAAGGTCTCTTCCACCACTGTCCAACAAGTTGTATTTGTtatagagaaaaagagagagattgaAAATACAAAAATGTAGAAGATGGACATTCCTATGCACATAGATTGCCAATACAGGCATACCGTTCCATATAAAGTAAGTGTCCAGTACTTGTAACAATTGTAAATATTATGGGTAGGACTCAAGAGCTCTATTTGGTAACTTACCCATTATttgaagattttattttaaatatgtacAAATCGAGCTAGTCTCATGTGACAACTTATATATTTGCATAAGCTAAATCATGATTCAAAACAAAGAATTGCTAACATTGCTAAGTGCTAAGAATATACCTTCCTGTGTATAAGAACCACTCGCCGTGGTCCTCATCATCTTCATAGCCTCCAGAAAGTACCACTGACTGAGCACCATAATTGGACTGCCCAGCGATACCTCCAACTGGAGGTCGATGGACTCCCCATTGTCTACAATCAAGACGGCAGTCCCAGGACTCACCCACTAGCACACCTTGATTTCTCGTTGGATCATTCTCTGCTAGAATAGGACCAAAATGATCAGGTGGCACTGTGACAAAGATCTTTCCACTACAAGCATTAGCCTTCCCGGGTTTTTTTGCTCGCTCTGTTGTGTATGCTTTATCTGGACGATTTTG
It contains:
- the LOC131153616 gene encoding E3 ubiquitin-protein ligase ORTHRUS 2-like, with translation MAHDRQLPCDGNGICMICKEKPSPEDILACQTCATPWHVQCLSLLHPQMLADALQWECPDCCPLPIDPNLAPVCVEVESPSGELIAVIRVIESDRSLSEQEKARKRQHLVSGGLGSLEIEKEERKNKSNEILDIFRENLNCSFCMQMLERPVTIPCGHNFCLRCFKRWIGQGKHNCANCRAEIPTKIATQPRINSMLVIAIRMAKQSKSTTTPGPQSVIHHVVNQNRPDKAYTTERAKKPGKANACSGKIFVTVPPDHFGPILAENDPTRNQGVLVGESWDCRLDCRQWGVHRPPVGGIAGQSNYGAQSVVLSGGYEDDEDHGEWFLYTGSGGRDLSGNKRTNKEQTSDQGFGRFNEALRVSCREGYPVRVLRSHKVKHSSYAPERGFRYDGIYRIEKCWQKVGMQGFKMCRYLFVRCDNEPAPWTSDEHGDRPRPLPEIDDLKGETDITERKGNPSWDYDEEKCCWMWKRTPPHSRRQVDGGNSGKRKRTKPEYIAQDKLLKEFSCYICRKVMTLPLTTPCAHNFCKGCLEGVFAGQTFMRQRTCEGRRTLRAQKNIMKCPSCSNDISDFLTNPQVNRELMGVIESLQRRVEVEKETVESSGDGADSMDESSDEIMGEG